TTTACAAAATCCACCACACTCAATCCACCTCGGACTCGGCCGAAGCGCCCGGTCGGCAATACATGATTCGGTCCTGAGACGTAATCACCCATCGACTGCGGCGCGAACGCTCCGACAAAAACAGATCCAGCGTTCTGAACCCACTTCAGATCCGCCTCCGAATCGACGGTTAAATGCTCTGGCGCGAGTCGGTTCGTTAGCTCCTGAGCTCCGCGTACTGAGGCGGTCACAAATAAGCATCCGCGCGCCGCCAGTGACTGCTTCGCGATCTCATTCTCTCGCGTCCGCAACTTCACCTCTGCCTCAACAGCCTTCGCCAGCTCTTCCTTGCTCGTAATCAGAACAGCCAACGTCTCCGGGTCATGCTCTGCCTGCGCAACCAGATCTGCCGCGATCCCCGCCGCGTTTCCGCTTTCACTGGTTACCACAATCTCCGTTGGGCCAGCCGGCATATCGATCCCGCATTCATCCGAAGCCAGGATTTTGGCCGCAGTCACATAAAGATTTCCCGGCCCAACAATCTTATCGACTCGCTCAATAGTAGTCGTGCCGTAAGCCATAGCTGCAATCGCCTGCGCTCCGCCCACCCGATAAAACTCCGTTACCCCGGCGAGCCATGCCGCAGCCATTGTCTCTTTTGCGGGCTTCGGCGAACACACCACAATCCGTTCCACCCCAGCGACTTGCGCAGGAATCACTGTCATCAACAGCGTCGAAGGCAGTGGATAGCGCCCTCCCGGCACATAGCAGCCAACGCTGCCCAACGGCCGCACGATCTGCCCCGTCCTCACTCCATCCACCGGGGAGATCGTCCACTCCTGCGGCAGCTGCGCCTCGGCGAATGCAAGAATATTTCCTCGCGCCACCATCATCGCCGCTTGCAGTGCCGGTGCAGTCGAATCCCAGGCCTCCTTCATCTCATCCCGCGACACCAACAACGTCTGACCCTTCGCAAGCCCATCGAACTCTACCGCATACTTCGCCAACGCCCGATCGCCGCCCTTGCGCACCGTTGCGAGAATGCGTCGCACCACTGGCTCCACGCGCGCCGTGTTCACAGCCCCTCGCCGCTCCAGCGATTCGATCAATGCATCTGCCGCATCTTTGCCGCGGCCAAACGTCTTTACCAGCTTCATCACAAAACTCCAGAGGCAACTCGTTAGCCTAAAGCAGGAACGATCTTCTTACAGCACAACCTTACTCAGCGGATACTCAACAATGCCGGTAGCACCTGCAGCTTTAAGCTTAGGAATCACCTCGCGCACCAAAGCTTCATCCAAAATCGTATTCAACGCGACCCATTCCTGATCGCTCAACTGCGATACTGTCGGCGAGTTCAACGCAGGCAACTCACCAACGATCTTCTCCAAATCGGCCTTCCGCGCATTCAACATCAAACCAACTCGTCCCTGTGCAGCAATCGCGGCATTCAGCATCAGGGAGATATTCTCAATCTTCTCCCGCTTCCAGGCATCTTTGTACGCCGTTTTATTTGCAATCAACTGGGTCTCGCTCTCCATCAGCGTCTCGATAATCCGCAGCCGATTCGCGCGCAACGACGACCCTGTCTCGGTCACCTCGACAATCGCATCAGCCAGAGTAGGAGGTTTCACCTCGGTCGCGCCCCAGCTAAACTCCACCGTCACAGGAATCTTCTTCCCGGCAAAGTACCGCTTCGTAAACTCAACCAGCTCAGTAGCAATAATCTTCCCCGCAAGGTCCTCCGGCTTCTGGAACGGTGAGTCTTCCGGCACCGCCAGGACCCACTTCACCTTCTGACGGCTTTGTTTCGAGTAAGTCAGACTCGTGACGTACTCCACGTCCGTCTCATTCTCTAGCACCCAGTCATTACCCGTCAGCCCGGCATCCAGCGCCCCATGCTCCACATACCGCGCCATCTCCTGCGCCCGCACCAGCATGCATTCAATCTCCGCATCATCGATAGAAGGGAAGTAGCTCCGCCCGTTAGCGAAGATCCTCCACCCAGCGCGTTCAAACAGCGCAATCGTCGCGTCCTGCAGACTGCCCTTCGGTATTCCCAGCTTCAACCGCTTCGTTTCGCTCACTTCGCCTCCATCGCAATATTTTTCGTAAAGCAGCTCACTGTACCCTCGTGACAAACCAACCCATCGCCCTCGACTTCAACTTTGAACAAAAGCGCATCGTTGTCGCAGTCGGTCGACGCCTCGATCACCCGCAGCCGATTACCGCTGGTCTCACCCTTCATCCAAAGCTTCTGCCGCGTCCGGCTCCAGAAAGTGACAAATCCAGATTCCAGCGTCTTCGCGTAGCTGACCTCATTCAAAAAACCGAGCATCAGCATCTCGCCCGTCTTCGCATCCTGAACGATACCCGGGACAAGGCCATCCATCTTCGCAAAATCTATCTTCACTGTATTCACCATCTCAGTCTCCCATCTTCATCCGCGCAAGAAAAAGGCCCGCTCGCGGTATGCGCGTCAGCGGGCCTTTCGAAATCCTTAGTAAGCGTTCGTTACTTCGCCACTCCGGACACAGCCGCCAACACGCTCTTTGCGTGATGATGCGAATGGCCGTGATGGAGGTGCAGTCTGCTCATCTCCCCTTCAGGGTAGCGTTCAGCCTTGGAGAAGTCAACCCGCGCAGCGCCAGCCGCACACTTCATCGCCCTTAACCCAACTTGTTCGTTGACGCAGCCCACACACTCTCGTACTCTTCCGCTGTAAAGTATTCAGCCCAAAGTAGGAGATCCAAGATGCTCACTCTTCGCCACAAACTTCTCGCCGCCGCGCTCCTGCTCTTCGTCGCCCCGGTCTTCTCGGTTGCCCAGGCCTCCAAAGCAGGCACGCCAGCCGCCGCCGCAGCCGCCGCGCCGCTCGACATCAACACCGCCACCGCTGACCAGCTCAAGGCCTTCCCAGGCATCGGCGATGCTTACTCGAAACGCATCATCGACGGACGCCCCTACACCGCAAAGAATCAGCTCGTCACCAAGGGCGTCCTCCCCAAGGCCACTTACGACAAGATTAAGGACCAGATCATCGCCAGCCACCCCAAAAAATAGGCGGTAGCTCGAGCCCTTGCTCAGGCGGGCATCCGGACCAGGATGCCCGTCCCATTTAACCCGTTATCTTTATCCTCGAAACTCCCACGCCGCTGCTACCATCTCTCCAACTGGCCTATGCCCCAGAGATCCGCACGCCTCCAGTATTTTCTTCTCGCCGTCGTAGCCGCACTTGCGCTTCTGCATGCGTACGGTGCTGCTATTCGCGACTTCAACGTTTTCGTGCACGGCCAGTCCATCGTTCGAGCCCCGTTCGAAAGCGGCGCGCGCCTGGCGACCACGACCAACCTCCGCGAAGAGGCTCTTGCCGCAGGTATCAAACCTTTCGACACCATCCTCACTATCAACGGCCAGCCGTACACCAGTCGCAGTATGCTTCTCGGCCAAATCCGTCGCGCCTCGCCGGGCGACCCAATGACAATCACCTACCGCCACGGCTCTGACGCAGCAATCGAATCAACCAGCATCCGACTAGCCGCGCCTCAGTCCCAGAAGCTCTCGCCCTTCCAAATCTCAGTCAACGTCGTATTCGCCGTATTGCCTTTCTTCTGTCTTCTCATCGGTTTGTGGGTGGTCTTCGCTCGTCCGAGAAATTTAAATGCCTGGCTAATTCTGGGGATCCTCTGCTACTTCGACGCTCTTATCATCAACCCGACCCTGATCGTCGGACCCTACCTCCTTCCCCTCGCCTTGACCTGGAATATCGTGGCGCAGGCGGCAATGCCGATCTGCCTTATGTTCTTTGGGGTCTACTTTCCTGATCGCTCACAAACCGATATCAAGTTCCCCTGGGTCAAATGGGTCATAGCGATTCCCCTCATCCTCCTCTGCTCCACGGATTTCATCGCCAACTACGGCGACATGTGGAGCTTCGCTTCGATCTCCTGGTTCGTTCCTTACATGTACCCCGTCAACGTTACGGAAAATGTCTTGAGCGCCATCGCAATCTGTTGGTTCTTCTTAAATCTCGGTCCAAAGATCGGGCAAGCCACCGGAGATGCCCGTCGCCGCCTCCGCGTTCTCTTAGTCGGAACTTCGGTCGGACTCACCCCACTGTTTCTCCTCCTTGCGGTATCCATCTTTCGCGAAAGCGACGTTGGACAGGGAATCCCTGAGTGGGTCAATATCTCCGTCTTCCTCACTCTTCTTATGTTCCCGCTCTCGCTCGCCTACGTTGTCGTCGTACAGCGTGCAATGGATCTTCGCATCATCATCCGCCAGGGAACCCGCTACGCCTTCGCCCGCGAATCTCTTACGGTGGTACGAGTTGGACTCGCCATTTGGTTGGCCTTCTCCCTCAACGACTTCTTCAGGCACCCCGACCATCAACGCAACGACATTATTCGCATTCTCTGCATCATCGGAGTCTTCTTCGCCTTCCGCTTCGTCGTCTCCAAACGTCTGCAACAGATGATCGACCAGCGCTTCTTCCGCGAGGCTTACTCCACCGAGCAGCTTCTCTCCGAGCTATCCGACGAAGCCCGCAACTTCACCGAAGTAGCTCCGCTCCTCGAAACCATCACACGCCGCCTCAGTTCAACCCTGCACATCGACCGCATCGCCGTCTTCCTCCGCTCCGGCGATACCTATCATCTCCAACTAGCCACCGGAATGGCCATGCCCGCCGCTGGTGGACCCCAGTTCTTCTCTCTCCCGGCCGCCTCGACCACCATCACCACGCTCAGCCGGGCTAAAGCCCCCGCCAATGTCTATCGCGACGACCCTTCCAGCTGGCTCATCGACGCCACCGACGCCGAACGCAACGCCCTCAACGACCTGTCCACTGAGCTCCTCGTCCCGCTACCCGGCCGCACTCGCCTCGCCGGAGTCATCGCCCTCGGCCCCAAAAGCTCCGAGGAGCCCTACACCAAAACCGACCGCCAGCTCCTCCAGACCATCGCCTCCCAAACCGGCCTCGCCCTCGAAAACGCCGAGCTCCTCCAAAACCTCACCACCGAAGTAGCCCAGCGCGAACGCATCTCTCGCGAGATCGAGATCGCCCGCGAGGTCCAGGAGCGCCTCTTCCCGCAGACCTATCCCAAACTCTCAGGGGTAGATCTCGCAGGATTCTGCCGCCCCGCTCAGGTTGTCGGAGGCGACTACTACGACTTCTTCCTCCTCCCTTCAGACTCAATCGCAGACTCCCGTCTAGCCCTCGCCCTCGGCGACGTCTCTGGCAAAGGGATCTCCGCCGCGCTCCTCATGGCAAGCCTCCGAGCCAGTCTTCGCAGCATAGCCGGCCTGCAGCAGAGCGATCTCGCCACGCTCATCTCGAATGTCAACAAACTCGTCTATGAGTCCTCCACGGCTAACCGCTACGCCACCTTCTTCTACGCCGAATACGATCCGATCAACCATCTCCTCACCTACGTCAACGCCGGCCACAACCCTCCCTACGTCCTCCGCGGCACCGAAACCATCGTCCTCGAACCCACCGGAACCGTAGTCGGCCTCCTCCTCGACGCCGAATACTCCCAAGCGACGCTCCAACTGCATCCCGGTGACGTCCTCCTCGCCTTCACCGACGGCATCTCCGAAGCCATGAACCACGATGAAGAAGAGTGGGGCGAAGACAACATGCTTGCATCGGCCCGCCAACTCCTCAACCGCCCGGAGTGCACCACAACCGCTGACCAACTCCTCACCTGCATCTTCGACGCTGCCGACAAATTCACCGCCGGGGCTCCGCAGCACGACGACATGACCCTCCTCGTCTGCACCATCAGCCGCACAGCTACCAATAATTGAAATCTCCAACCGCAATCCAGTCACGCCGCTTTATGAAGTGAATCAGCGCATCTCTGCACCGTGCGGCAATCGGTCCGACTCGCGCGTTACAAAGTCCTGGCAATCACAAACAAAATCTGATGATTACCCCGTATCCCACAGATTGGTCATACCCTCCATCCGTTCTGCACTCTCCTGCGTAGTGAAATCGAGTAAAGTGGAAGCAGCGCGGCGCCTCCATCAACTTGAGGATCACCAGTCGACGGTCTATGTTCAATCTCATTCATCTCGTCCGACCCGTCGCTCGCGTCGCCGCGGCCATAGCGATCCTGCTCACACTTAGCGGATGCGGAGCCATCGTCAACACCGCTCCCGCACCTCAGGTTCGCGTCGTCACCGCCTCCCCTGACGCTCCCAGGCTCGACATCTATCAGGGCTCCAACGCCCTCGCTCACAATCTCGGCTTCGGCACCATCACTTCCTACATTCCGCTCTCGCCCGGCAGCGACACCATCGCTGCAAACACCGCCGGAACCAGGCAGCTTCTCTCCATATCCAGAATGAACTTCGCCTCTTCCGGCCAATACACCGTTCTCATCGGCAGCACCGCCGCCTCCATGCAACAGCTCACCCTCACCGATCAGAGCCAACCCGCACCCCCGGGCCAGATCGCGCTCCGTTTCCTCAACCAGGCCACGCGCTCGGGCGCCGTCGACATCTATCTCGTCCCCGCCGGTCAGAGACTCACCGCCGTCGCGCCCATCGTGACTAGCATTCCCTTCGGCGCGAACACCGGCTACCTCAACATCCCGGCCGGTGCCTACTCTTTCGTCATGCTGCCCGCAGGGACCGTCCCCCCCAATTCCTCTCTCGCAATCTACAACGGTTCGCAAGTCACATACTCCTCCGGCTCAGCCCACACCATCATCCTCATCGATCAACAGCCGGCCTCCGCACCGGGCCTCCAGGTCATTACCGCCAGCGACTTCGACCCCGCCACGAACTAAACGCCCGCCAGGCCGTTCTCGCAAAGTAAATCCACAGCAAGCCTCGCGCATACCCATAGAGCGCGCGAAAGTCGCGGCGTTTCGAAGAAATATACTTCTTCGATTTACCACAACACCCGCAAAGCCCCTGTGTCTATTCCCTCCGTAAGCGGTAGCAGCAAGATTGAAGCGACCGCAATAAATTACAGGAGCGCCACCATGAACCTCACCAAACTTGCCCTCATCGCCTCTCTCACTCTCGCCCCCGCCGCTATCTTCGCGCAGACCCCCACCCCTGGCCAGAACGACTACAACATCAACCAGCGCAAAGCCGACCAACAGCAGCGTATCGGCCAGGGCGTTCAGAGCGGCCAGCTTACCGCCGGCGAAACCGCTCACCTCGAGCATCAGGAAGCCGGCATCAATAAAGAAGAGCGCGGTATGCGCGCCCAGGACAACGGCCAGCTCACCAAATCCGACCGCCAGACGATTCACAAGCAGCAGAACCAGGAATCCCGCCGCATCTACCGCGACAAGCACAACAACAAGGTGCGGTAACGGATACGCCTCCCCGATCTTCCACTGCAATCCTGAATACTGAATGAACGTGCCTTGTTCTCTCCATGCAGCAAAACAAAAAGGCCGCCGAGGAACTCCTCAGCGGCCCTTTGTTTCGTCTTGAAGCTTAGTACCGGTAGTGATCCGCCTTGTACGGTCCTTCCACCGGAACGCTCAGGTAATCCGCCTGCTTCTTGGAGAGCGTCGTCAGCTTCACGCCGATCTTCTCCAAATGCAGCCGTGCAACCTCTTCGTCCAGCTTCTTCGGCAGAATGTAGATCCCGATCTTGTACGTATCCTTGTTCTTCCACAGATCAAGCTGCGCCAGCGTCTGGTTGGCAAAGCTGTTCGACATCACAAAGCTCGGATGCCCAGTCGCGCAGCCCAGGTTCACCAGCCGGCCCTCGGCCAGAACGAAGATGCTGTTGCCGCTCTCGAACGTGTACTTGTCCACCTGAGGCTTGATGTTCAGCTTCTTCACGCCCTTCAGCGCATTCAGCGGCTCCATCTGAATCTCGTTGTCGAAGTGGCCGATGTTGCACACAATCGCCTGGTCCTTCATCAGCTTCATATGCTCAACGGTAATGATGTCCACGTTGCCCGTGCAGGTAACGTAGATATCGCCACGGCCCAGCGTCTCTTCAATCGTCGTGACCTCGTACCCTTCCATCGCAGCCTGCAGCGCATTGATCGGATCGATCTCCGTTACGACCACTCGCGCCCCAAGGCCACGCAGCGAAGCAGCCGAGCCCTTGCCCACATCGCCGTATCCGCAAACGACTGCAACCTTACCCGCAATCATCACGTCAGTCGCGCGCTTGATGCCATCCACCAGCGATTCGCGGCAGCCATACAGGTTGTCGAACTTCGATTTTGTAACCGAATCGTTTACATTGATCGCCGGAACCAGCAGGGTGCCCTTCTCGAGCATCTTGTAGAGCCGGTGGACGCCCGTCGTCGTCTCTTCCGAAACGCCGCGCCACTCCTTCGCCACATCCCGCCAGCGCCTCGGATGCTCGGCATGCACCTTCTTCAACAGAGCCTTGATCACATCCTCTTCGGTCGAGCTCGAAGGCGAGTCAATCCACTTGTCGCCCTTCTCCATATCAACGCCCTTGTGGATCAGCAGCGTCACATCGCCGCCATCATCGATCACAAGCTGTGGACCAAGCAGTCCACCCTTTCCATCAGGGAACTTCAACGACTCATTCGTGCACCACCAGAACTCCTCCAGCGTCTCGCCCTTCCAGGCAAACACCGGCACGCCTGCCGCCGCAATCGCCGCCGCCGCATGGTCCTGGGTTGAGAAGATGTTGCAGCTCGCCCAGCGCACATTCGCGCCCAGCGCCACCATCGTCTCAATCAGTACAGCCGTCTGGATCGTCATATGCAGCGAGCCCGTCACGCGAACGCCAGCCAGCGGCTTACCCGCGGCATACTTATTGCGGATCGACATCAACCCGGGCATCTCCTGCTCGGCGATCTCAATCTCCTTCCGGCCAAAATCCGCCAGAGAAATATCGGCTACTTTGTAGTCCGCTGCTGCCTTATCGACTGTCGCTGTCGCCATAATAGGAAACCTCAAAATGCTGAATTTTTACTTGATCCAGAATATCATCGCAACCATTATTCCCCGATGAAATAAGCGTCGCTGCAATTGGCCCCATCGAACTCTTCCTAAGTCTTTTCAGTGAGATGACCATGCTCTGTGTTTATCAAAATCACGCAGCCGTTAGACATCTCAGGGATGCAAAGCAATCAAGAAAACTTGGCCCACGAAAATAGCCTAGTGCTCATTCTCCGCAATCGCCCGAGTCTCTTTACTCCTTGCCACCAGAGCCAGCCCCGCAGCACCCAGCGCCATCGCACTGATCAGATACAGCCCCCCGGTAAAGCTCTGCGTCGCATCTCGCAGCCGCCCCGTCATATATGGTCCCGCAAATCCCCCCACTCCCCCAATCATCTGCAGGATCGCCACCGCCCCCGCTGCCGCCGTCCCACTCAGCATGCTCGTCGCCAACGTCCAGAACGGCCCCATCATGCTCCAGAGTCCAATCGCCGCCAGCGTCATCGCGCACAACGCAACTACCAAAGCATGCGCCCACGCTGCCCACGCAAACCCCACCGCCGACAACGTCAGACATCCAGCAATATGCCATCGCCTCTCATTCCGTCTATCCGAACTCCACCCCACCACCACCGTCATCACCGCTGCCGCCAGATAAGGAAACGTCGCGTAGCGCGCAATCAAGATCGCATCTCGCTCCCCGCCATGCGAGAAGCTCTGCAGAATAAGCGGCATCCACAGATTCACGATGTACACACCCACTTGACTCACAAAATAAACACCCGCAAGCACCCAAAGCGCCGGCAATCGAAATGCATCGAGCAGCTTATGGTGCGTCGATGCCCCAAACCGCTCCTTATCCCTCTGCAACTCCCCCTCAAGCCACGTGCGCTCCTCAGGCCGCAGCCAACCCGCCTTCGACGGCCCATCCTTCAACACAAACAGCACCGATATCCCCAGCAGAATCGTAGGAACTCCCTCCGATACAAACAGCCACTGCCAACCTGCCAATCCCCCCACTCCATCCAGCTTTAGCAGATAACTCGAAAGCGGCCCACCCACCACTCCCGCCAGCGAAGTCGCCGTCATAAACTTCGCCACCGCCCGCGCCCGCTCCTGCGTAGGAAACCAATACGTCAGGTAAATAATCATCCCCGGGAAAAATCCCGCCTCACTCACACCCAGTAAAAACCGCAGCACATAGAACGACTCCTTCGAGTGCATAAACATCATGCAGGTCGAGATCACGCCCCAAGAGATCATGATCCGCGCAATCCATATCCGCGCACCAACACGCGTCAGCATCAAATTACTAGGCAGATCGAACAGCACCGACCCAAGAAAGAAAATCCCCGCGCCCGTCCCATACACGGTATTGCTGAAGTGCAGATCTTGCTGCAGATCATAAGCAGCAAACCCCACATTCACCCGATCCAAATACGCCACAATGTAAAGCAGAAAAATATAAGGAATCAGCCGCCAGGTAATCTTCGAATAAAGCGCCCGTCCATCCACCGCCATCTCAGGAACCGCTTTCGACATCGCTTTACTCTAATCTTTCACGTGCGCAAGATCGAGAATCTTCTCGGGTGAACACAAGGCAGTAATTGAGAGCATTCTTTGTGAGTACAATCCCCAAATGTTCAGTTTGAAGACTTATGCGCAAGCTCCTGGGTGTGGAGCGCACTCCCCAGTACTGTCCTGCGCATTCTCAATACCTCCAGAGCTGCCGACACTGTCGGTCAGCCGAAAAGCGAGTTGCGAAAACATGGGGACGTTACTGGAACACCGGCAGTTCGCCGAATCCCTACCTAAATCCTCCCAGCTCTGACACAGTCCCCATTTCCGTCCGACTCCGGTTTCACTGGGTTCGGCGCTGGAGATAGCGGCGGGGGAGGCGCTAGTTTCTAGCGTT
This Tunturibacter gelidoferens DNA region includes the following protein-coding sequences:
- the hisD gene encoding histidinol dehydrogenase, producing the protein MKLVKTFGRGKDAADALIESLERRGAVNTARVEPVVRRILATVRKGGDRALAKYAVEFDGLAKGQTLLVSRDEMKEAWDSTAPALQAAMMVARGNILAFAEAQLPQEWTISPVDGVRTGQIVRPLGSVGCYVPGGRYPLPSTLLMTVIPAQVAGVERIVVCSPKPAKETMAAAWLAGVTEFYRVGGAQAIAAMAYGTTTIERVDKIVGPGNLYVTAAKILASDECGIDMPAGPTEIVVTSESGNAAGIAADLVAQAEHDPETLAVLITSKEELAKAVEAEVKLRTRENEIAKQSLAARGCLFVTASVRGAQELTNRLAPEHLTVDSEADLKWVQNAGSVFVGAFAPQSMGDYVSGPNHVLPTGRFGRVRGGLSVVDFVKVITMQQYTKTGLKKLGPHAIALAEAEGLKGHAESVRVRMK
- the hisG gene encoding ATP phosphoribosyltransferase codes for the protein MSETKRLKLGIPKGSLQDATIALFERAGWRIFANGRSYFPSIDDAEIECMLVRAQEMARYVEHGALDAGLTGNDWVLENETDVEYVTSLTYSKQSRQKVKWVLAVPEDSPFQKPEDLAGKIIATELVEFTKRYFAGKKIPVTVEFSWGATEVKPPTLADAIVEVTETGSSLRANRLRIIETLMESETQLIANKTAYKDAWKREKIENISLMLNAAIAAQGRVGLMLNARKADLEKIVGELPALNSPTVSQLSDQEWVALNTILDEALVREVIPKLKAAGATGIVEYPLSKVVL
- the hisI gene encoding phosphoribosyl-AMP cyclohydrolase produces the protein MVNTVKIDFAKMDGLVPGIVQDAKTGEMLMLGFLNEVSYAKTLESGFVTFWSRTRQKLWMKGETSGNRLRVIEASTDCDNDALLFKVEVEGDGLVCHEGTVSCFTKNIAMEAK
- a CDS encoding ComEA family DNA-binding protein, encoding MLTLRHKLLAAALLLFVAPVFSVAQASKAGTPAAAAAAAPLDINTATADQLKAFPGIGDAYSKRIIDGRPYTAKNQLVTKGVLPKATYDKIKDQIIASHPKK
- a CDS encoding PP2C family protein-serine/threonine phosphatase, which produces MPQRSARLQYFLLAVVAALALLHAYGAAIRDFNVFVHGQSIVRAPFESGARLATTTNLREEALAAGIKPFDTILTINGQPYTSRSMLLGQIRRASPGDPMTITYRHGSDAAIESTSIRLAAPQSQKLSPFQISVNVVFAVLPFFCLLIGLWVVFARPRNLNAWLILGILCYFDALIINPTLIVGPYLLPLALTWNIVAQAAMPICLMFFGVYFPDRSQTDIKFPWVKWVIAIPLILLCSTDFIANYGDMWSFASISWFVPYMYPVNVTENVLSAIAICWFFLNLGPKIGQATGDARRRLRVLLVGTSVGLTPLFLLLAVSIFRESDVGQGIPEWVNISVFLTLLMFPLSLAYVVVVQRAMDLRIIIRQGTRYAFARESLTVVRVGLAIWLAFSLNDFFRHPDHQRNDIIRILCIIGVFFAFRFVVSKRLQQMIDQRFFREAYSTEQLLSELSDEARNFTEVAPLLETITRRLSSTLHIDRIAVFLRSGDTYHLQLATGMAMPAAGGPQFFSLPAASTTITTLSRAKAPANVYRDDPSSWLIDATDAERNALNDLSTELLVPLPGRTRLAGVIALGPKSSEEPYTKTDRQLLQTIASQTGLALENAELLQNLTTEVAQRERISREIEIAREVQERLFPQTYPKLSGVDLAGFCRPAQVVGGDYYDFFLLPSDSIADSRLALALGDVSGKGISAALLMASLRASLRSIAGLQQSDLATLISNVNKLVYESSTANRYATFFYAEYDPINHLLTYVNAGHNPPYVLRGTETIVLEPTGTVVGLLLDAEYSQATLQLHPGDVLLAFTDGISEAMNHDEEEWGEDNMLASARQLLNRPECTTTADQLLTCIFDAADKFTAGAPQHDDMTLLVCTISRTATNN
- a CDS encoding DUF4397 domain-containing protein, encoding MFNLIHLVRPVARVAAAIAILLTLSGCGAIVNTAPAPQVRVVTASPDAPRLDIYQGSNALAHNLGFGTITSYIPLSPGSDTIAANTAGTRQLLSISRMNFASSGQYTVLIGSTAASMQQLTLTDQSQPAPPGQIALRFLNQATRSGAVDIYLVPAGQRLTAVAPIVTSIPFGANTGYLNIPAGAYSFVMLPAGTVPPNSSLAIYNGSQVTYSSGSAHTIILIDQQPASAPGLQVITASDFDPATN
- the ahcY gene encoding adenosylhomocysteinase, translated to MATATVDKAAADYKVADISLADFGRKEIEIAEQEMPGLMSIRNKYAAGKPLAGVRVTGSLHMTIQTAVLIETMVALGANVRWASCNIFSTQDHAAAAIAAAGVPVFAWKGETLEEFWWCTNESLKFPDGKGGLLGPQLVIDDGGDVTLLIHKGVDMEKGDKWIDSPSSSTEEDVIKALLKKVHAEHPRRWRDVAKEWRGVSEETTTGVHRLYKMLEKGTLLVPAINVNDSVTKSKFDNLYGCRESLVDGIKRATDVMIAGKVAVVCGYGDVGKGSAASLRGLGARVVVTEIDPINALQAAMEGYEVTTIEETLGRGDIYVTCTGNVDIITVEHMKLMKDQAIVCNIGHFDNEIQMEPLNALKGVKKLNIKPQVDKYTFESGNSIFVLAEGRLVNLGCATGHPSFVMSNSFANQTLAQLDLWKNKDTYKIGIYILPKKLDEEVARLHLEKIGVKLTTLSKKQADYLSVPVEGPYKADHYRY
- a CDS encoding MFS transporter, which gives rise to MSKAVPEMAVDGRALYSKITWRLIPYIFLLYIVAYLDRVNVGFAAYDLQQDLHFSNTVYGTGAGIFFLGSVLFDLPSNLMLTRVGARIWIARIMISWGVISTCMMFMHSKESFYVLRFLLGVSEAGFFPGMIIYLTYWFPTQERARAVAKFMTATSLAGVVGGPLSSYLLKLDGVGGLAGWQWLFVSEGVPTILLGISVLFVLKDGPSKAGWLRPEERTWLEGELQRDKERFGASTHHKLLDAFRLPALWVLAGVYFVSQVGVYIVNLWMPLILQSFSHGGERDAILIARYATFPYLAAAVMTVVVGWSSDRRNERRWHIAGCLTLSAVGFAWAAWAHALVVALCAMTLAAIGLWSMMGPFWTLATSMLSGTAAAGAVAILQMIGGVGGFAGPYMTGRLRDATQSFTGGLYLISAMALGAAGLALVARSKETRAIAENEH